The region TGGACGCTTGGCGTTTTCGCCTAGCAGCCCAGCGCGTTGCTTTACCCGAAGGACCCGTGTGACCGCTTCGTCCACCCGCGCCATGGGAATAGTTCCATCTTTGACCTGCGCGATGAGCGTTTCCATCAAAACCTTCCAGTCGTCAGGCACCATGTAGATATCGAGTCCCGCCATCAATGATTGCGGGCAATCTGTTACTGTGCAGCCCTTGATCTGGCCGTGGCCATTCCAGTCTCCGACTACGAGCCCATCAAAGCCCATTTGGCCGCGTAGGACATCGGTCAGTAGTTCTTTGTTGCCGTGCATCTTGCGGCCATTGATCGAGTTGAAGCTTGCCATCACGGCCTGTACGCCAGCGTCGATCGCCGCCGGATAAGGGCGGCCGTGCAGATCAAGCAGCGCGTTGATGTCGCCATTGACATCGCCTTGATCGACGCCTCGCTCGGTCCCGCCGTCGCCGAAGAAGTGCTTGGCCGTCACAAAAACACGGCCATCTCCCAGGAAGTCTTCGCTGTCTGGTGTGCCTTGCTGCCCGACAATCAACGCGGCACCTAGTTTCGCCACTAGATCAGGGTCTTCTGAATAACTCTCATACGTGCGCCCCCAACGATCATCGCGCGCAACCGCAACCGTGGGCGAGAAGTTCCAGTCAATGCCCGTTACTTCGATTTCGATCGCCGTTGCGTGCCCAATCCTTTGCACAAGTTCGGCGTCTCCTGTCGCGCCAAGCGCGATATTGTGCGGGAATATGGTCGCACCAACTATGTTGGAATGCCCGTGTACCGCGTCGGTGCCCCACATAGTCGGTATTACCGGTTCGCCATCGGGAAGCGGTTTGACCGAGGCATCATACATTTCGTCCGCATAGCGCAGCCATTCGGAAGCCGGGGCAAATTCATCGCCATAAGGTCCGCCATTGCCGCCATTCAGGTAGCTGCCAAAACGATAACGCTCCATGTCTTCCGGTGTGAAGGAATTGATCTGCGGCTGAATCAGCTGTCCGATCTTGCGCTCCAACGACATGCGCGAAACAATATCCGCGATCTCGGCTTCGGCGAGATCTTCAGCTGAGGCAACAGGTGATGTCTGAGCAGGCACTGCTGACGGTACAGTTGCACACGCCGAAAGGCCCAAGCCGGTAGCTAGCGCAAGCGCAATATAACGCATCGGAATTCTTCTCCCCCGTCCAATGCGGAATTACGCGCATTGTGAACGTTCCCAATCTCAGAGGAGTGACATGTCCGACATCAAAAATCAAGCGCCTATCGGCGGTAACTCATCTGCGCAAGCAAGATAGCGGCGAGCGCAACCAAACCGGCCAGAACCAGGAACAGTCCGCTAAAACCAAATTTGGGGACCATCGCAAGGGTCATCCAAGGAATGATCAGTGATGGGACGGTGTTGGTGAGGTTGAAAAAGCCCATATCCCGGCCGCGATTTTGTGGCCTAGGCAGCACACGCAAGGCCTGCCCATTATGGAGCGACAGAAATGTCATCGAAGCCAATCCAAAGAAGGTATAGCCAGCAATCGCGGTCTGAACATTTTGCGCAAGCGACATAGTTATCAGGCCGAGTGCCGAAAGGCTGGCGCAGAGCGCCAACGGTAACATCGGCCGCCGTGCTTTGTCAGACCATCTTCCAGCAAATAACGCGATAGGCACAGCCACACATAGAACTAAGCTGAAAAGGTTTGCGACGCTGTTCTCGCCAATATCGGGTGAAAGTGTGCGGAGCCAGAATAACAGAAATGCGAACAATGCGGCTTCGGCAATTTGAACCAACAAGCGGGCACTCCACATTCGCACGATTGCGGGGCGTGACTTGAAGCTGCCAAGTTCGCTCGGGACCGGCCCTTCTACAGGCCGCATCAATTCTTCCATTTGTCGACCGCCGCCCAGAACCAGCGCCGGCGCAACCAGCAAGGCGACCAGGCCGGACACCAACCATAGTCGCTCTGCGCCGACCGCCAAACCGGGGAATGTCACCAAAGTGCCCGCCAGAGCGCCCAATGCGGGTGCCAAGGCAAACAAGCCGCCAAGCAGCCCTTTTTGCCTATCGGGCACACAATCGCCCGCCCATGCTATAAGCGGTGCCAGCATCATATTGAGAGCCAGCTGCCACGCGATTACCAGCACAATCAATCCGCTGACGCTGCGCGCCTCACCCATCACGATGAGAAGGAGGCACGAGAGCACCAGCCCCAGTGCGATCCAACTTCGCCGCCCGCCCCATCTGTCGCTCACCCAGCCGAAGCCGATGTTCGCCAGGCTAGCGAAAATCGCTCCGGCAAAAGTGATGTAAGATAGCGCTTCGATATTTTCAGATGCTGCCAGCTCATTGACCTTGAGCGGCAGCAGTACGGTTAGAAACGGGACGTATGCGACCGCGCCCCCAGCAGCGGCGAAGGCGAGCGCGACCAGAAACCAGAGCGGCTGTCGTTCCTCGCCTGATTCTTCAGAGATCATTGGCGCCGCGCGCCGGGCCGATCGAACCACGCATTTCCAATTTGCCTTCGATGTTGATCGGCTTGTTCGGCAACGGCACTTTGGCCGCATTAATCAGCAGCTCAACCGCACGCGAGATTGTTTGTGCAATTGGTTGGTCAACCGCGGTGAGCGGCGGGTTAGTGAAGCGAACAATGGGCGTGTTGTCGAAACTGATCACAGAAAGATCTTCCGGCACGGAGAGATTCATCTCCCGAGCCACCTCCAGTGTAGCCAGCGCCATCTGATCGCTAGAAGCGATGATTGCACTTGGCTGGTTAGGCAGCGACAGCAGCTTGTGCGCAGCTGCTTCTCCTGATTCATAACCGAAATCGCCTTGCCCACAGAGGCCTTCGGTCTGCAATCCGGCATTTGCCATAGCCGCTTGCCATCCGGCCACACGCCACCCGCTGAGGCTATATTCGCTCGAGCCTGCAATAAATCCGATCCGGCGATGGCCCAGCTCTATCAGTTTGTCGGTCGCCAGCCTGGCAGAACGTTCGTCATCCATTGTGAGGCAAATGCCCGGCCCTGGATCGCGTGATCCGATGCGTGCGAAGGGAATGTTATGCTGAGCCAACAAACCTGTGATAAGCGAATTTTCGGAATGGGGTGGTGTCAAGATCACGCCATCCGGTTGGAGAGCAGCGATCGCACCGCTCAGTTCGCGCTCAACGTGATCACTGCGCGTGTCCACTAGCTCAACCATCATTCGATAGCCGTGCTCCCCACATGTTAACATGCCGCCAAGGAGCATCTGATCAACCCAGTCTGTCCCCTGTCGCGATCGCCAGTCTTCAATCGTACGCTCACGGTCATTAAGTGCCAGGATTAGATATGAGCGCGAGCCGCTCATTTGCTGAGCTGCGATTGAGGGAACATATCCAAGTTTGTCGATTGACGCTTGGACCTTTTCTTTCATTTCTGGGCGTACGTTCGGCTGTTTGTTAATAACACGGCTTACGGTTTGCAGAGAAACTCCTGCGTCGTCCGCTACGTGACGAATTGTTACCGCTTGCCGCCGACGTCCCATCTTAATTCAGGTTCCGTATTTTGATAAAATTTCAATCAGTATCAAGAGCTCGGTCACTGACATTTTGATCTCGCCACGTCCATTTGGTTTTTATTTTTTAGGAGTAGCTGATGCCGAGAGCTAATCCAGCAGAAAGCGTAAGTTAGCTTCAATTCGTGGCGCCTGATCAAATGGAGGCCCTGGCCTACTGGCACAAAGGGCCCCTGCGCACGGAAAGCGCAGAGGCCCAATTGCAGCAGATCCCCAAGACTCTGACTAAAAGTCGAATCGCGCCATGAAGCTGAAGCGACGATCATTTCTGAACGCAGATCGAGTGATGCGATCACCCTCAAAGTTCACCACCTGCGATGTTTGAGTTACCTCGTCGAGTAGGTTCACCCCTTGAATACCGATTTTGATTTCATCGGTAACTGCATAGAAAATTGACGCATCAAGCTGCCCTGTCGATTCCTGCCAGATTGGCGAATAGGGCCATATGTCATCACGAGCGGTGATTAGGAAATCGTCTCTCCAGTTATAGGCTGCTCGCATTGCAAGTGGGCCTTTTTCATAAAAGACGGTTGCGTTGATGGTGTGCTCTGAAATGCCCGCCAAAGGCTGGAGAGCGGAGAAAAGACCGTTGCTGCCGTTGATATCAGAGTTACCAAATGCTCCGCCATCCACATAGGTATAAGTAAACTGCGTACCAAGGCCGCTTAGAAGGCCAGGCAGAAAGTCATAAGTTTGCTGATAGGTGAGTTCGAAACCTTTCAGCGTTCCACTCGTGTTATCGTCAGGACCATTAACCTCAACCGGCGCTGTGATGCCAGTTGGGCTTGTATATTCAACGAGTTCGACGCCTGAATTTACAATTCCAGAGATATCTTTGACAAAAACGTTGCCCGTGAGCGACCCAACGTCAGCAAAGTACCATTCCAAGGAGAGATCGTAGTTCCAAGAGTCGATCGGGCGGAGGTTTCTATTTCCCGTAAAGAGCTGGAATAATGGCCCTGATCCGAGAGTGCCGCCCGCCAGCAGATCGGCTGTATTATCACCGATCGTGCCTCCAGCGCGATAAAGTGTGAGGTCTGGCCTAGAGATTCCCTTCGATACAGCCGCACGAAGAAGTAAGCCGTCACCGAAATCAAACTTCACGTTGAAACTTGGCAGTAAGTGATCGTACTTAATGTCCCGGTTGTCGACTAGAATTTCACCGGTGTGAGCGGCGACGAATTCCTGCTGACGAGCCGTGGACAAGTCACAGTAGCCCCGTACAACACCAGGCTGACCGGGCCCGACACATGCGGCCTGTAGTTCTGCGAGGGTCAGGACGCCATCTTGGTTGCCCTGCGGCCCCTGATCAATAAAATCAGGGCTCGGAAATGCGAGAAGTCCCTCTGTCTTTACAGTCGTGTGAATGTAGCGAAGGCCAAAGTTGCCCTCCATGATTGTGCCGCCGGGAAACTCGGTGCCAAAATCTATGCGGCCGTAGAGAGCCTTTGTTTCTTCGCCCACTGCATTGATTTCTGCGGGACAGAAGGGAGCGCACGCAACCGGGTCTGTTTGACCCAAGACTCGAGCTGTACGTCCGTTAAGCCCGAAGAAAGGGTTTGGAGTTTGTGAGAAAGCGTTGATTTCAGCAGCTGCTTGCTCAGATATACCCGATAGATATTCACCAAGCAAATCATCGCTACCACCGAAGAAGTAGGCCGCGCCATCAGGGATTGGCTGGCCAACATTCCCACGCATGAAGCCATTTCCAAATATATCACGTTGGCGTGAATATTGCGGGAATTCGTCCGTAAATGCGCCACCGCCAGTCGCTTGGTCTTGACCCGGCAGGCCTGTGTAAAGACGCCCAGGTGTGAACCCAGCCCAATCTGGAACAAATGGGCCGTCGCCCGTGAAGCAGCCCGGGGAGCCGCCCCATGGTGCGCAGCCCGCACGGCCCGACCAAGGCGCCGACAAGTTGCCCCAAGTGCTAAAAGCAGTGTCGCGCGTTGTGCGATCACGATCCGACCAACGAGCACCGAAACGGGCCGACTTGAAGAATCCATCGTCGCTGATGTCGTATTCGACATCAAAACGGGCGCTATCAAGCTCGCCATCGTTCTGCTCAGCACTATCGAGCAAGAACCAATAGTAGGTGTTCAAATCATAATAATTTGAAGGAGCGATTTCACCAGCGCGGGTGCCAGTCGCAGCACCGCCTGGAGCTAAGAATTGTACGCTCGGTACCTTGCCCGTAAGGTCGAGTGCCAAATCTGACCATGTGTTCATTGCCCCAATTACAGCATCGAGGCGCTTGTCAGATTTAATGTGCTGGTATTCAAAATTAAAGCGAAGACGGTCGGTCGCCGCGAAATCGATATCGATCGAAAAATCTTCCGTATCTGCTTCGGTATTGCGCTGAAAATTGAGCGTCTCTTGACGGAGACCGCCATATAAGCTCGCATAGCCACCAAAATTACTGAGAGTTAGAACGCCACTTTCAAAGACGCCATTCTCATCGAATGTCCAAGTAGACCCAGCCGCCGGCTCTGGGGTTTCCCCATCATTGTTCACCTGGGCGAGTAGAGCATATTCATCAGTGAAAAACTCTGTATCTGCTCGCAGATACTCGGCTGTAATCAATAGCCGCTCATCACTACTTTCGAACTGTGCGACAGCAGAAAACGCCTGACGCTCTCTATCGAGTGTAGTGGATCGGACTCCGGCGCCCTTTGGAATTAGGAGTGCGCCCTCGGGAGGAAAATTATCGGCGTTGAAGTTCGGCTCTCCATCAAAGCCGCCATCGATAACCGTCAGTGCGCGTAGGCACGCATCGTTTCCTGTTGTCCCCAACCGATAGCACGGATCCGTCACCTGAGACGCATCGGTTCGGCTTTTCAATTCGGAGTACGCATAGCCAAGCTGCAGACCGAATGTACCCGCACCAGTAACCCAAGAGTTGGAAATGAGGCCTGAAAACTCGGGCGTCCACTCCTCGCGAAGATCGCCATAGGTAGTGCCGACAGTGCCCGCTACTTTCAGGCCAACAGAATCGAGAGGTTTCCGCGTCACTAGGTTAACTGTACCAGCGACGCCGCCGTCAACCATGTCCGCGGTTACGTTCTTGAAAACCTCAACGCGACCGAGAAGCTCTGGCGATACATCGTTGAAACTGAGTACGCGCCCGCCAGTTGCTGAAAAAATATCTCTACCATTCAGCTCAGAACGCACGAAAGGCAGGCCGCGTACGATAACCCCAGTCCCCTCTACCGAAAACCGGTCGGGATCAGAAGGCTTCTCAAAACGCCCGATATTGACGCCAGGGACACGCTGAAGAGCCTCTGAAACGGATCGATCCGGCAGGGCACCGATATCCTCTGCAGTAATTGCATCGACAAATGTGTCCGCATCCCGCTTAATATTCTGCGCACTTTCTAGCGCTGCGCGAAAGCCAGTAACGACAATGGCGTTATCGGCTTCGACCGCAGCCTCTTCATCATCCGATTCCACATCTTGCGCCATGGCGGGAGCCGCTATCATCGCTGATAGGGCGATGCTCGAAGCGGTGCTTAGAGCGAAAAAGCGCCTCGAAGAGACAGCGCGGACCTTTTTTTGTTGAGACAAGATTAATCTCCCCCGAAATTTAAAAAATATACCCCATTTAACATCGGGCTTTTTAAACGAGTATGTGAGCGTTCACAAGGATTAAATGAACGTTCACATTTTACTCTTCCACTCATTGCCAAACCATGG is a window of Altererythrobacter rubellus DNA encoding:
- a CDS encoding MFS transporter, with translation MISEESGEERQPLWFLVALAFAAAGGAVAYVPFLTVLLPLKVNELAASENIEALSYITFAGAIFASLANIGFGWVSDRWGGRRSWIALGLVLSCLLLIVMGEARSVSGLIVLVIAWQLALNMMLAPLIAWAGDCVPDRQKGLLGGLFALAPALGALAGTLVTFPGLAVGAERLWLVSGLVALLVAPALVLGGGRQMEELMRPVEGPVPSELGSFKSRPAIVRMWSARLLVQIAEAALFAFLLFWLRTLSPDIGENSVANLFSLVLCVAVPIALFAGRWSDKARRPMLPLALCASLSALGLITMSLAQNVQTAIAGYTFFGLASMTFLSLHNGQALRVLPRPQNRGRDMGFFNLTNTVPSLIIPWMTLAMVPKFGFSGLFLVLAGLVALAAILLAQMSYRR
- a CDS encoding LacI family DNA-binding transcriptional regulator; protein product: MGRRRQAVTIRHVADDAGVSLQTVSRVINKQPNVRPEMKEKVQASIDKLGYVPSIAAQQMSGSRSYLILALNDRERTIEDWRSRQGTDWVDQMLLGGMLTCGEHGYRMMVELVDTRSDHVERELSGAIAALQPDGVILTPPHSENSLITGLLAQHNIPFARIGSRDPGPGICLTMDDERSARLATDKLIELGHRRIGFIAGSSEYSLSGWRVAGWQAAMANAGLQTEGLCGQGDFGYESGEAAAHKLLSLPNQPSAIIASSDQMALATLEVAREMNLSVPEDLSVISFDNTPIVRFTNPPLTAVDQPIAQTISRAVELLINAAKVPLPNKPINIEGKLEMRGSIGPARGANDL
- a CDS encoding TonB-dependent receptor, producing the protein MAQDVESDDEEAAVEADNAIVVTGFRAALESAQNIKRDADTFVDAITAEDIGALPDRSVSEALQRVPGVNIGRFEKPSDPDRFSVEGTGVIVRGLPFVRSELNGRDIFSATGGRVLSFNDVSPELLGRVEVFKNVTADMVDGGVAGTVNLVTRKPLDSVGLKVAGTVGTTYGDLREEWTPEFSGLISNSWVTGAGTFGLQLGYAYSELKSRTDASQVTDPCYRLGTTGNDACLRALTVIDGGFDGEPNFNADNFPPEGALLIPKGAGVRSTTLDRERQAFSAVAQFESSDERLLITAEYLRADTEFFTDEYALLAQVNNDGETPEPAAGSTWTFDENGVFESGVLTLSNFGGYASLYGGLRQETLNFQRNTEADTEDFSIDIDFAATDRLRFNFEYQHIKSDKRLDAVIGAMNTWSDLALDLTGKVPSVQFLAPGGAATGTRAGEIAPSNYYDLNTYYWFLLDSAEQNDGELDSARFDVEYDISDDGFFKSARFGARWSDRDRTTRDTAFSTWGNLSAPWSGRAGCAPWGGSPGCFTGDGPFVPDWAGFTPGRLYTGLPGQDQATGGGAFTDEFPQYSRQRDIFGNGFMRGNVGQPIPDGAAYFFGGSDDLLGEYLSGISEQAAAEINAFSQTPNPFFGLNGRTARVLGQTDPVACAPFCPAEINAVGEETKALYGRIDFGTEFPGGTIMEGNFGLRYIHTTVKTEGLLAFPSPDFIDQGPQGNQDGVLTLAELQAACVGPGQPGVVRGYCDLSTARQQEFVAAHTGEILVDNRDIKYDHLLPSFNVKFDFGDGLLLRAAVSKGISRPDLTLYRAGGTIGDNTADLLAGGTLGSGPLFQLFTGNRNLRPIDSWNYDLSLEWYFADVGSLTGNVFVKDISGIVNSGVELVEYTSPTGITAPVEVNGPDDNTSGTLKGFELTYQQTYDFLPGLLSGLGTQFTYTYVDGGAFGNSDINGSNGLFSALQPLAGISEHTINATVFYEKGPLAMRAAYNWRDDFLITARDDIWPYSPIWQESTGQLDASIFYAVTDEIKIGIQGVNLLDEVTQTSQVVNFEGDRITRSAFRNDRRFSFMARFDF